Proteins from one Candidatus Binatus sp. genomic window:
- a CDS encoding alcohol dehydrogenase catalytic domain-containing protein has protein sequence MQVARLYDFGDIRVEECARPRLGDGDILIRTRACGICSGDIMPWYLKRKAPLVLGHEPVGVVEQTGAAVRGFKTGDRVFVHHHAPCFQCAACRRGEYVQCATWRATNIVPGGMAEFFLVSAANQRDTLPLPDSMTDADGVLIEPAACVVKSLKRSGLKPGETILIIGLGIMGMMHVKLARHLGAGMIIGADLFHSRASRAVELGADCGIVVEGDNMIEQVREITNGAMADVVIVGPGTSKAIAAGIAAAGKGATVVQFTATPPGDELLVKPHDLYFNETRLIPSYSCGPDETRQALSLVERGVINAAELVTHRFALAQINEAFATAQKPESLKVIVTFAS, from the coding sequence ATGCAGGTAGCACGGCTCTACGATTTTGGCGACATCCGCGTCGAGGAATGCGCCCGACCCCGGCTCGGCGACGGCGACATTCTGATCCGCACGCGCGCGTGCGGCATCTGCTCGGGCGACATCATGCCCTGGTACCTCAAGCGCAAGGCGCCGCTCGTGCTCGGCCACGAACCGGTCGGCGTCGTCGAGCAGACCGGCGCGGCGGTGCGCGGCTTCAAGACCGGCGACCGCGTTTTCGTGCACCATCATGCGCCCTGCTTTCAATGCGCAGCGTGCAGGCGCGGCGAATACGTTCAGTGTGCGACCTGGCGCGCGACCAACATCGTTCCGGGCGGGATGGCGGAGTTTTTTCTCGTGAGCGCGGCCAATCAGCGCGATACGCTGCCGCTCCCCGACTCGATGACCGACGCCGACGGCGTGCTCATCGAGCCCGCCGCCTGCGTCGTCAAGTCACTAAAGCGCTCGGGCCTGAAGCCCGGCGAGACAATTCTGATCATCGGTCTGGGCATCATGGGCATGATGCACGTGAAGCTGGCGCGCCATCTCGGCGCCGGGATGATCATCGGCGCTGACCTGTTTCATTCGCGCGCCAGCCGCGCGGTCGAACTCGGAGCGGATTGTGGAATCGTGGTCGAGGGCGACAACATGATCGAGCAGGTGCGCGAAATCACCAACGGCGCGATGGCCGACGTCGTGATCGTCGGACCCGGCACTTCCAAGGCAATCGCCGCGGGCATTGCCGCCGCCGGAAAGGGAGCGACCGTCGTTCAATTCACGGCGACGCCCCCCGGCGACGAACTGCTCGTCAAACCGCACGATCTCTACTTCAACGAGACCCGGCTCATTCCGAGCTATTCATGCGGACCCGACGAAACGCGCCAGGCATTGTCGCTGGTCGAGCGCGGCGTGATCAACGCCGCCGAACTGGTGACGCATCGGTTTGCGCTGGCGCAGATCAACGAGGCGTTTGCGACCGCGCAAAAGCCCGAATCGCTGAAAGTAATAGTCACCTTCGCGAGTTGA